In Leptospira stimsonii, one genomic interval encodes:
- a CDS encoding Tll0287-like domain-containing protein has protein sequence MDSFSTDSKKNLRQFLFGKNLLARALAFFLFVQFFIVCDRGQNQEKKEILLKLIGDFQVDLQKNLQTAIQKQGVVAALEVCKTISPQKEEEIKQEFPAIRIRRVSEKPRNPNHKPEEWEARIFKEWAEAIQTGMPPYTVILSEPSGIKILKPIVLENPTCLKCHGGPKDIFPGVAKKIAELYPNDQATGYKLGDLRGAFSATW, from the coding sequence ATGGACTCATTTTCAACGGATTCTAAAAAGAATCTTCGGCAATTTCTCTTCGGAAAAAATCTTCTCGCAAGAGCTCTTGCATTCTTTCTCTTTGTGCAATTCTTTATCGTCTGCGATCGCGGCCAGAACCAAGAGAAAAAGGAAATTCTTCTCAAACTCATAGGCGACTTTCAAGTAGATCTGCAAAAAAATCTGCAGACTGCGATTCAGAAACAAGGAGTTGTAGCCGCACTCGAAGTTTGCAAAACGATTTCTCCTCAAAAAGAAGAGGAAATCAAACAAGAATTCCCGGCGATCCGAATCAGAAGAGTTTCCGAAAAACCAAGAAACCCAAATCACAAACCGGAAGAATGGGAAGCCCGCATTTTTAAAGAATGGGCGGAAGCGATTCAGACAGGAATGCCGCCTTATACGGTAATTCTGAGCGAGCCTTCTGGAATCAAAATTCTTAAACCGATCGTTTTGGAGAATCCAACCTGCCTCAAGTGTCACGGCGGTCCGAAGGACATATTCCCGGGCGTTGCGAAAAAGATCGCCGAACTGTATCCAAACGATCAGGCGACCGGTTACAAGCTCGGGGATCTTCGAGGAGCCTTCTCCGCGACTTGGTGA